The genomic region aaaaaatacggtccaatgattccaccagcgtacaaaccacaccaaacagtgcatttttcgggatgcatgggcagttggccaccaagatcatgcgatttaacgcctttagactattttttgtggggctacgtcaagtctaaagtctacagaaataagccagcaactattccagctttggaagacaacatttccgaagaatatcgggctattccggccgaaatgctcgggaaaaagttgcccaaaattggactttccgaatggaccacctaagacgcagccgtatggtcaacatttaaatgaaattatcttcaaaaagtaaatgtcatgaaccaatctaacgtttcaaataaagaaccgatgagattttgcaaattttatgcgttttttttttaaaaaaagttatcaagctcttaaaaaatcacccgatacatacatatttatattcttgcagATTCAGGGTCAAATATATCATCGAACAGGTTCTTTATTGCCAATGCCTGATGAAGactataaatttttgcaaatatattttatgggcGATTCAGCAAGAGAAGTCGATCAGCGTTGCGCACACAACAACTCAGTGAAAAGATCCATTGTGGAACAACTTCAAACATTTTTCCATCAACACAATGAATTAGTTGCATTATTCACAACTGCATTAGACCGCATGCCATCAGATAATCATAAAATTGTCATCAGAACCGATAAGGCGCCTGCAGGACAACATGCTGGACGTTTTAATGCGCCAACAAttgatgaagtggctattgtcgtcgtggcagaaaatttagaaaaccgaGACATTGTTTTACTTCGACGGAACGATCAACTTCAGCGTGTGTCTGAAACACATCGATCATATGATGCCTTACAATATCCTATCCTATTTTGGCAAGGTGAAGACGGCTATCAATTTTCAAATAAGATGATAAATCCAGTTACAGGTAAATTAATTGACAATATATGTTTAccacattaaaatatatgtttactaacttaaaatttatattatcaaattaataacaaaaaaattgttcataagTGCTGAAACGAACAAAAAAGTTAGTTCAATGAATTATTCATACAGACTGATGGTTCGGGAAAATGAGGGCAATCACATCTTAAAGAGTCGGCGTTTATTTCACCAATATGCTGTggatatgtatgtgaaaattgAAACTGAACGATTGGCATTTATCAGGTTGAACCAGGCAAAACTCCGTTCCGAGGAATATATTCATCTTCGGGATGCCATTAATGCTGATGGAAATGCACAGAATGTTGGCAGAACAACTATTCTCCCAGCAACATACGTCGGAAGCCCGCGacatatgcatgaatatgcTCAAGATGCTATGTCCTATGTACGACATTATGGCACACCAGATTTGTTTATCACATTCACATGCAATCCAAAGTGGACAGAAATTCAACAAGAATTATTTACTAGCCAATCACCTATTGATCGCCACGATATCACTGCAAGggtgttcaaaatgaaattaaaatcacTCATGGATTTTATTGTTAAGCATCGCGTGTTCGGCGAGAcgcgttgttggatgtactcaaTTGAGTGGCAAAAACGCGGATTGCCACATGCACATATCCTCATTTGGTTGGTTGAGAGGATAAGACCGAATGAAATTGATAATGTGATATCAGCAGAAATTCCCGATAATAATGAAGACCCACTGTTACATGaggttattacaaaaaatatgataCATGATCCATGTGGAATATTAAATCCAATTTCTCCGTGTATGGTTGAAGGAAAATGTTCAAAACGCTACCCAAGACAATTAGTATCAGAAACTAttactggaaatgatggatatccactttATCGCCGCCGATCCATTGATGACAATGGAAAGTCAACAATAGTCAAAGTAAATCGACAGGACATTGAAGTTGATAATCGTTGGGTTGTTCCGTTTTCGCCATTACTCTGCAAGGCATATAAAGCACACATAAATGTCGAATTTTGCCATTCCGTaaaatctattaaatatatttgcaagtatgTGAACAAAGGTAGTGACATGGCTGCCTTCGGAGTTGCTGTCGAAAATTCAAATGATGAAGTCACTCAATATCAAATGGGCCGCTATGTTAGTTATAACGAAGGCATGTGGCGTATATTTTCGTTTCCAATGCATGAACGACACCCTACTGTTGTTCACTTGGCcgtacatttggaaaatggtCAACGGGTGTATTTTACAGATGCAAACGTATTACAACGAGTTGACAGGCCACCATCGACAACATTAACCAGCTTCTTTGAAATGTGCCAGAATGATGATTTTGCCAGAACGCTACTTTACTCCGAAATGCCAAGATATTATATCTGGAATCAAtcatctaaaaaatttcaacgacGAAAACGAGGACAGCCAGTTTCAGATTACCCACAAGTATTTTCCACCGATGCACTAGGCCGTATTTATGCAGTCCATCCCAGTCAAGAcgagtgtttttatttgcgtttatTGTTAGTCAATGTTCGTGGTCCAACATCATTCCAACATCTGCGAACTGTTAATGGTGTATTGTGTGACACATACAGAGAAGCCTGTCAACATTTGGGATTGTTAGAGAATGACACTCATTGGGACCAGACTCTTGAAGATGCTGTGATTTCGTCAAATGCTAAACAAATACGAacattattttctataattttgtcTACATGCTTCCCATCAGCACCGGAAGATAAATTGCGTCAGATGCGTTTAGAACATCGAATGCAGATTTGCAAATGAACGAAGAAATTCACAATGaagcattaattttaattgaggACATGTGCTTGATGCTTACCAACAAAGTATTAATTCAAATAGGAATGATAGGACCCAATCGCCCAATGTTCGACTCATTTGATCAAGAATTGAGACGCGAAGCCCAATACGATTCCGAAACATTACGAGAAATGGTTGATAGAACAGTTCCCCTtttaaatcaacaacaaaaatatgcttaCGATACGCTCATGAAAGTAGTGAACGATGGAACTGgcggattttattttttagatgcTCCCGGTGGAactgggaaaacttttttgttatcatTGATTTTGGCAACAATTCGGTCGCAAAATGGAATTGCACTAGCCCTAGCTTCATCAGGTATTGCAGCTACATTGTTGGAAGGCGGTCGAACAGCTCATTCAGCTCTCAAGCTGCCGTTAAACCTTCAAATTAATGAAACTCCAACTTGCAACCTTTCGAGGAATTCTGCGATGGCCAAAGTGCTGCAGCAAACAAGACTGATCATTTGGGATGAATGTACGATGGCACACAAAAAATCTTTGGAGGCATTAGATCGCTCGATGCAAGATTTACGAAATAACAAAAACCGGTTTGGTGGTGCAATGATACTATTGGCAGGTGATTTTCGACAAATATTGCCAGTTGTTCCACGCTCAACGCCAGCTGATGAACTGAATGCCTGTTTGAAGTCGTCCATTTTATGGAAATACATTAAAACACTTAAATTAAGTATAAACATGAGAGTCGAATTACAGGAAGACCAGTCTGAAGAAGTGTTTTCCAAACAACTGCTCGATATTGGTAATGGTATTATTGCTGTTGATACATCATCTGGATACATTACATTCCCTACcaatttttgtaacttttgtGAATCAAAGACCGAACTCATGGAGATGGTTTTCCCAAACATTGCTCAAAATTACGTAAATCACATTTGGTTAAGCGAACGTGTTATATTGGCCGCAAAAAATGTTGATGTGaatgaaatgaattttcatATTCAAGAGAAAATAGCTGGCGAATGGAAGAATTACAAATCAGTTGATTCCATTACTAATGAAGATAAAGTTGTCAATTATCCaacagaattttttaattcgctggaaTTGCCCGGATTACCACCTTttaatctgaaattaaaaatcgGATCAGTAATTATTATGTTACGGAACATAAACCCGCCACGTCTGTGTAATGGTACCTGGCTCGGGGTGTTGAAATTATTGAACAACGTTATCGAAGCCACAATTTTGAAAGGGAAGTACAAAGGCGAAGATTTTTAATCCCACGCATCCCTATGATATCGAACGACATACCGTTCAGCTTTAAACGTTTACAGTTTCCAGTGCGGCTTGCATTTGCAATGtcaataaataaatcgcaagggcaGTCACTAAATGTATGTGGCATCGACCTAGAAAATCCATGTTTTGCACATGGCCAATTATATGTCGCCAGTTCCCGTGTCGGAAAACcatcaactttatttatttatgcgccAGAAcatgaaactaaaaatatagtttatcaAAACGCATTAGAATAGAGAGAAGCAGTGAAGGGTATAGAGGCTATTAGTTGCTTTCTAGAGCGCGCGTACGGTATGTACAATTTTAGAAGCAAGCCAGCAAAATATGTACGATGCggtgcaaatgaagttcgcacacttttcgggaAGATAATTTCGACATATCAACCTTCAAATCCGCTTCAATTATGgtatacgaacaaaaattacattgacgaagacattttacatcgtctgCGCTAAGAATTGCAAATGAGTCAATTCTgcttgatacttccggtggtttaatatcaattccatctgccgtttatcaattcatgaAAGATAAACTCATAaagaatattcggacattggccaaattatcgtaactacgatttctTGAGTGCACGCataattttagctgccaaaaataccgatgttgttgacttaaactggaagatttaaagtcaaattccgggagacttgcgctcatacaaatcgatcgatcgtcttgacaatgagacgaagccgcgaattatcaagtggaatttctaagtgctttggagaggcttggtatgacaccgcattatttgcgtctcaaagttggatctgtcgttattatgtttcgcaatcttcaagcaccgaaactgtgtaatgcaacccgactgattgtaacGTAGCTATCTTATAgaatggggcagaatgcttgactctacgaattcctctgagctccaacgatttgccatttcagttcaaaccttttcagttttcaaagagTTCTACAATTTTCCATGTCAGTTTCAAcgcattccgtttccagtgaaaatttcatttgagatgagaatcaataggacacaaggatagtcgctagaagtgtgtggcataaatttagaaatgccatgtttttcacacggccaaaTATACGTGACGTGCTCatgagttggaaaaccatcttctctgtacatttacgcaccgaaacagaaaccaaaaaatattgtttatcaagtTTCGTTACATtgaagaaatttggaaaaatcgaaaataaatgattttcaacacattataaattcaactttcttttcatttcaaaacacataatttcaggcaggacaacggctgccgggtcagctagtcttatatataaaaatgaaaccgttttcgttgtcacggcatcacgcgtgaatggctgaaccgatttggctgattttttttttgttgtatttgttattattaggagaaggttcttatgtaagaaaaaattacgaaagttgccggaaaacccctaaaacagcccttttctttttcccatacaaatgctttattttgtatatacatacatacatacatatgtaagtaaaaatgattgtttgtttgttagtaacgctaacgctcgagaacggcggaaccaatcttcatgaaatcagaagttgttcgctgtggatctggaaagggttagatataaaaaaaaaccatatacttttcataaggaaaagtcgaaaaattggatatttccaaaaagtgacttttcatacaattcttttttgttttgtttgtcaatattttgatttgtaaattatttgaatagttCAATCaatcggtcgcttgcttttttattccggctatttaaaagaaaaattattgaaaattattcagtgaaaaatttatgtgtgtttcaaacgaagtgatcaattacagattgaaatttgttaccaACCAACGAAGacatcgcgctaatatcggtcggcgttctttttgtcatcaacgtatggcagcccaagacacatgaactACATGAGACTCCCAGGATGTGATGACATATGTGTGGAATTAAGTCATCAAGACTTTTCAAACAgggatggactttatcttgacgcaacgtatatatatacaagtatggtgCAGTCatatgctggatgtactctgttgagttgcaaaaaagaggtttgcggcacgcacacattcttatttgaatggtggatggtggttacaccagatcaaattgatgaaatcatttctgcggaaattccttatgcagagaaagatccattattctacgaagtgatgaaaaccaatatggttcatggaccttgcggacaccacaatcccacttgcaataaatgcacgaaacactatccacgtgcttttctttcggaaacgcaaactggaaatgatggatatccactccatcgtcgtagctcatcagacgacaatggcaggaCATTTACCATtcaacttagagtagtgaatatcgaagtcgacaacatatggatcgtaccatattcgccactattgtctaattcacattcaaaactcatgccaatgtttgatattgtagtttggtgaaatcgacttttccgactgttgtgcgtttcGCAGTCcatttggagaatggctaaAGAGTGTTTTTCAACCCAGATAATACAGTACGCCAGCGGAAACACTTCCAAgaacaaaatttacattgacgagttttttctcaactggcgtcagtgattcgtttgtgagaacattgctctatttggAAACGCCTTGATATTATGCATGGAATGCATCGCCGAAGAAATAggtacgcagaaagcaaggccaaccaatAGAttaacatccaggtgtgttctcaactaattccTTAGAACGAATTTAcataatccacccgaaaaactaCGATTGCtaataccttcggttgctattaaTAAATGTACGTCGTTCAGTTTGATTTGAGTCATtgcgcatacttttcgcgatggtcatttcgacatatgtatcagccttcaaatccgcgtcaattatggaacaCGAACAAAagtacattgccgaagacattttacatcgtattcgttaagaattggaaataggcaaatttcggttccagtggtttgatatcaattccacctcccttttgtcaattcacttcaacgaaatatgaactcatcacgaatgtttatgccaaattggccaaattatcgtaactacgattgcaTGGGTGCGCGCACAATTATACGTGGCGTTTTcccgagttggaaaaccatcttctctgtacatttacgcaccggaatagaaaccaaaaaatgttgcttatcaaactgcgttacattgaaaaaaattaagaaaaatcgaaaataaatgatttctaacacaacgtaaattcaactttttttttcatatcaaaacacataatttcacgcaggacaacgcatgcattgtcacggcatcacgcgtgagtggctgaaccgatttggctgattttttttttgtagttttctaaTACTCTGTTCAAGGttcttatggaaaaaaatattaagaaatattatacatttcactttgcatattttaaaaaacgcgCGTAACGAATGTAAacgtaattcaatttaaatgtcaacgtcattcaattaaaaaaaaaattgtggtaatctgttttcatgtaaattttattaagtctTTGATAAAGTTCGTTTTGTTTTAAAGACTaagaagttttttgtttgctaataagtttttattaatcACGGTAAGTTAAATTCACCTTATATCGATTTTTGGTAACTTTTGCTGACTACACCATACTACAATTTGGTATACATggttaaacagaaaaaatatgagatcattttattttcagttggattttcgtttttaacaATGCCACCAACCAGACGTTACAAACTTAGACCGCAGAATTCGAAATACGACAGAGTCAAAGAAAATATAAGAACAAATCAAAGAAATGAACTAcaaagaaatcaaaatcaaCAAAGTAATGTTTATTGTTTAATCCCCACAGAGCTGCATTCTCTCCGCTTATAATGCTGTGGCAATTGATTACAGTTCAGAGCAAATTGTTGCTATTGGACTAATGAATATTGTATGTCCACATTGCAATgcattgaaattcaaaaatatgaagCCCCCTCATCAGACGACCAtacaacttagagtagtgaatatcgaagttgacaacctATGCGGATCGTACTATATTTGCCACTGTTATCTAATTCACACATTCAAATCTCATGtcaatgtttgatattgtagtttggtgaaatcgatcaaatatatttgcaagtaaGTCACCAAAGGATGCAACATGgtggttattggtcttgaacgatacggtcgaactgcaataaagcgctttgtaggatatttacttttgcaattcatgaacgttttccgactgttgtgcatctcgcagttaatttggagaatggtcAAAGAGTGTACTCCAACCCAGAGAATTTAGTGCAGCcggtggaaacaccgccagcaacaaaattacgcAGAAAggaaggccaaccagtagattgacatccagatgtgttctcaaATAATGCATTTCGATGAATGGTTCCTATTGGATAATGTACgcatttcaacttcatttgagtcattgcgtactgtaaaTGGTACCCATATCAGTTCCAAcgcattccgtttccagtgaaaattgcatttgagatgaagTCAATAGGACATAAGGATAGTCTTTAGAAAGtatgtggcataaatttggaaatgctatgtttttcacacggccggatgtacgtggcgtgctcacgagttggaaaaccatctctctgtacatttacgcaccgaaacagaaaccaaaaaatgttgtttatcaaaaaaaatttggaaaaatcgaaaataaatgattttaaactcaatacatataaattcaactctcttttcatttcaaaacacataatttcaggcaggacaacggctgccgggtcagctagtatgtatataaaaatgaatcgcaaaatgcgttgctaagcgcataattcaacaacgcctggaccaattttgccaattcttttttttaaaatgttcgttgaggttcaagaTGATTTTTACGGCAAGGAATATTCGAATTATTACCGAAACCCCttttcttttttccatacaaacgaatgaatttTTGGTTTgctagtaacactaagagaacggctgcaccaatcttgatataattttcagaggttattcgttgtggatcggggaaggtttagaaataaaaatatcttattcctttcatgaggaaaagtcgaaaaattggataattccaaaaagtaactttcttccataaacattttttttaatttttgtttgttttgtttttcaatattttgatttgtaaattatttgaatcctttaatttcggttgcttgctcttggaggatggagtcatgtgtagaagttcatgcaagtgaggaaagt from Bactrocera tryoni isolate S06 chromosome 3, CSIRO_BtryS06_freeze2, whole genome shotgun sequence harbors:
- the LOC120770668 gene encoding ATP-dependent DNA helicase PIF1-like, with the protein product MAKVLQQTRLIIWDECTMAHKKSLEALDRSMQDLRNNKNRFGGAMILLAGDFRQILPVVPRSTPADELNACLKSSILWKYIKTLKLSINMRVELQEDQSEEVFSKQLLDIGNGIIAVDTSSGYITFPTNFCNFCESKTELMEMVFPNIAQNYVNHIWLSERVILAAKNVDVNEMNFHIQEKIAGEWKNYKSVDSITNEDKVVNYPTEFFNSLELPGLPPFNLKLKIGSVIIMLRNINPPRLCNGTWLGVLKLLNNVIEATILKGKYKGEDF